Below is a genomic region from Eupeodes corollae chromosome 1, idEupCoro1.1, whole genome shotgun sequence.
ccttcttttttaagaattaaaatgattttcatttttatcaagACCAAAATGGGAagagtagtttttgttttccgCAAAACattgaactaaacaaaaatcTCCCGAATTTAGAGAAGATGATCCCAAATCGTCCAAATTTTCTTCCTCATATTCTTCGTAATCTGGGTTTCCGAAATCAGATTCAGCGTAGATGACTTCTTCATCCGTGTTTTCTGAGCTGGTATCGTTGGTCCCCTTCGTTGTtcgttttggtttggttttgtgCATCCGGTTTATTTTTGGTGCCGATTTTGTTTACCTGTTTTGTCTTTCTAGGAAAGCTgctcttatttcatttttttctggaGTTTCACTAAGGATGTGTGACCATCCTTTTTTCCTTCCTCGTGAGCCTTTTTTTCGTGGAGTAGCTTTTGGAAAAGGCTTCACCATTTCTGGAGACAAAATGTCTGCAACTTTACTTGATGTTGGTGTCTGCGGAGTTGTTACAGTGTTTCCTGGTATTGGTGGTTGAGACACTTCTGTGGAATTGAAGATTATGTTAGTAACTTTACTACAATAGAAGTCTTCTTCACTAAAAACATTTCGTGAAAAGGAAAAGATCCCTGTTACTCTAAAACCTGATGACATGTTTTTTGGTGTAAATGAATTGTTGTATGCCGGTATCACTTCTAAAGGTAGGTCATGAATGGTAATGGTCTTCCCTGGATTCTTGAGTAGACAATCATTTTGTGaaagtgatagtttttttttaaacggccCCATGACTGAAACATCTAACGGCTGTAACTTGTGGGTGCAGTAGGGTGGAAAAGTGAGCGAAACGAAACCATATTCCCGGCAGAACTTGATAGCGTCTATGGAACAATGGCTTTCGTGGTTATCGAAAAGGAGAAGAATTGGATCATTCGTTGTAgacctcaaatatttttaaaggtggTCAAGGACTTTCATAAATAACTGGCTTGTAATCCATCCGCTTGTGGGACTATTTGCTAGTCCTATAGAACCGTTTGGTGCTCCCTTAAGCATATGATCGTGGAATCTTGCTCTTGGAAATAGAAATACTGGCGGTTCAGAGTTTCCAGCTGCATTTACAATTGCACACATTGTTATAAGCTCTCCTTTTTCAGCCGAGACATTTTGTCCAACTTGCTTTTGCCCACACTGAGTAATGACTTTAGGAGCTTGTACACCTGTCGTCACACCGGTTTCGTCCAAGTTAAAGATGCGCTGTGGTATGAAAGAAGCTTAAGAAAGTGctgttttcaaatttctttgaaatgctTCAAcgttatatttgtttaaagctATTTGCTCTACACAAACTAGTACTTTTGGGCTTTCGAAGTAAGAAATTTCGGTGTCTTTTCATATAAGACTTCATCCACCCTATGTCTGAAATTGGGTTCTGTTCCCACAGCGGTGGGCACTTATTCAATGCCTTTGGATATTGAAAAGCTAGATGTCTTGCTTGTGGATACGTCAGGCCATAATTCATTTAAGAAGACTTTAAAAGGTAAGCTTCTAACATACCTCCTTCTGTCTTATTGAATACTTGGGCAACAGTATGTTTAGATGAGTACTCTTCAATTTTTAGAGCCATTAGGGCCGATTCCAGAAAGCTCGGCGGATCGCATTGAAAgcgaaaattcaatttcgacCGTCTTCGCTTTGAGTAAATTTCAAAAGCGAACATTTAAGAAAGCGATCCTTAAATGTTTAAAGCTTAAATGTCAATTGTTTCCAATccattttaatgatattttccaattttccatttatttgtcagctgtttccaaaaatatgacatttccTTCCCCTAAAACTAATTGTTTTTCTCTGAAAAAGGTATCTTAATGTTtgtagttatattttaatattattgttggTTTCAAGTAAACAAAACTAGTTTTCAATGGACTccataagtgtttttttaaatgcagaaaGAGAAGAAGCAAGTAAAGAagctaattatttaaatattcaaagaaaactatttagaagtgtgtatttaattatctttttaaaaattgaatttttttaatgatgtttgTTCAATaaggtttataaaattatttcgacTATCGCGAAAAGCATTTCTGTacgtttttgaagaaatcaaaGATGATTTCAAACGAAAAAACACTATCACATTGCGATTTTTAGCGGAAGGTTCGTACCAAAAGATCGTTGGGCAGGACTACCGAATCGCTATGGCTCAACCAACGGTATCGAAGGTTTTGAGTGAAACTCTGGACATACTGGAGAAGAAACTTTGCCCAAAACACATAACGTTTGAAATGACAGAGGAGGAATTGAAGGCAAACActtatttcttccaaaaaagtgGGTTTCCTGGTGTAATAATGTGTGTCGATGGGACTCATATAAGCATAGTCCGTCCTTCAAAGAACGAACATCATTTctataataaaaaaggataccATAGCTTGAACGAAATGATGGTAGGTTGCGTGCTTAAAACGTCTTACACAACCttacatttataataaaaaaaaacaactggcTTGTGACCATACCCTTAGGATTACTTGCGTTAATGCTAGCTATGGTGGGAGCCCCCACGACTCTGCTGTATGAACCATCAGTTCCGAAAGAGCTTTTATGGAAAAACAAGTTCAAGGATGGAGATAGCAGCAAAATTACCCCAACACTTAAACTGGATGCAacattgaattaaagatgatgCCGGTTATATCCTTGAACCATGGTTGATGATTCGCTACAAATCACATCTAGCTCACAGTCGTGAAGCTAAATTCAACACGGTTCTTTCAAAATGTAGAGGCATAATAGAAAGATGTTTTGGAGTTCTTAAAGGAAGGTTAAGATGCCTGCTGTACTCAAGGAACTTCATTACCGGCCGGAAAAGGCAGCATTGATTACAAATGTGTGTGCAATGTTATACAATGTATGTATTAAGTGCAAAGTAGATTTTGACTATCAGCTTTTAGCTCTTGAAGATAGTGATGATGATGTCGTAATTGCAGCTTCTCAAAATGCTGGCAACTTCAAAAACATTGCAAAGCAAATACGAGATAGCATAAaagattctttttaaatagtattaaatgttttgtttttattaatattttataattaattaatacttATATGATTCCATTCGCatctttttagttttcaaaatataatatgtCATAAATAAGTATGTATCTatccttataaaaaaatagcacTTCATTACGcatcataaataaatacttatgtctaaacgtttaaaaaaatagtacttcATTTCACAGGAACTTAATATTTCAGGTTAACTTCTTTCAGTTATTTCTAAGATATGTCTtctatgttttcattttcagttcAAACTCTTATAAGTCgagtttattttttctgtatttCCAACTCtcttagttttagttttgtgttttcCTAGCTTTCCTTTTCCATAattgcgtttttctttttaaaatctttagttTTTGTTCCTTCAGTCTTCGAATTTTTTTCATCTCTTCCGTTTGCAatttaagttctttattttttctttccaatAACTTATTCTGCTCTTCTAGGAGATGTAACGATTTTTCCTGGTACATCTTTTGTTGGTTCACTTAGAGctccaacaatttttttgatgttgCCGCGGAAGTTCTAGTGTGGCGAGTTGGTATCTTTTGTGCATGCTCGAATTCTTCTTCTTCCGGTTGTTCATTTATTTCTTCTGACAGTAAAATTTGAGATTCCTCAAATAGTTGACGGGTTTCTGGTGAAAGATTTTGACGTATTTGTacgattttttcttttaaaggttCTCTGGTTGGAAAAGCATCTGCTGTTCCAAATTTCCTTACTTTGATACCACACACCTGGGTGTTTAAGTCCAGCAAAGCAATAATGTCTTCTTCTAAGACCGAGAACAcatgttgtttgttgtttccaCCTCCTCTACCATGcatggattttttgttttctcgcAATTTATCCTTTATGTGATAATTTAAATCTTTCCATACCTTCAATGCAAATagaatttgtattcattatgAACACGAAACTGATAGAAAGCTTCGACCTACCTTCTTACAACCATCCGACATTTTTACTGGAGGTCAAATATTAAGCACAACCGTGATTTCATCCCAAAGCTCCCTGGTTTTGGCCTTATATTCGGCAGCATTTAGAATTCCCTTTGCTATACCGCTATTCTCTTTTAGGAATTCTACGAGGGTCGCAAATTGCTTCGTGGAGGTATGTTTGTTACtccttaatcaaaaaaaaaattatttcgttaaatattagtttgatatttttaatttaatttatttaaaaaaacacattaaacttatttttgtttacattttgttgcaATCCGCCACTATTACGCCTGTCGCTTTCAAAACCCACTAGAAGAATGACATTTTGTTGGAAAGAACTTTCGCTTTCCATATGGAATATAAAATCAGAAATCCGCCATTAAAAGCGATCCACCGCGCTTTCTGGAATCGGCCCTCTGATTCGGTTTTTTCAAACTTACTTTATGGTCTAAAGTGCTTTTTGATATCCCAAAAACTTGTGCAGCTTTCCTCAgtgatattattttttccaacacaAATTCCATGGCCTTACACAAATCAGACTTATTTCGAGCTGATTCCTTTTTTTCTGgtaataaatttaatacttaTGTACATCGTGGAGCAATAAAAACTAAAGCACATTTTTGCTATGAAATTTGTTGTGTGCTAGTACCGTTACAATATTAAGCAGTTGTTTGTAATGGTGCTGCcactttaatacaattttttggatggtaaaaagtttttgttttagtacTTTTGTTGAAGTTGTCCTATACTGCCCCCGTCCGTTCTAAACTGCACCCTCTCCcctaatttcaaattaaaaaaccacGGCTAatgaaaagcttttttatttaatctttaaaattcgaagttaattttattaatatcaatATAATAGGAACATTATGGTAAATCTGactcatattttgaaaatatgtcaTTCTAGGATAAaacatttacatacatttataaatgtacaatatcaaaaaattaaataacaagaCTATTTGATAAATTGTTGTTTACAAACAATCAAACAACTCTcataactttttgtttgatttgccGAAGCAAATACTCGAAGTTCAAACTCCTTATCGTTCGCTGAAGAATTTGCGGGAGAAAACTCTCCTACCATTTTGCAATTGCAAAGGTCTGAAATTGTTAACAAGTGGTAATCCTCTAACGTCCAATAAATGCCAAAACTTTtgtaactgaaaaataaaaaataaaattaatacttttcaCACTTAAACAACATTTCTAAAGCTTACAGATTGAGATTGAACAGGAACAATATCTTCGAAAACTAGCCAAGTTACAGCTTGAGAGCATGGTGGAGTTGTCAATGAaccttttaagtaaaaaaaaaacaatggaaattataaacaaaattattaactaaataaatttatttatagtagTTACCTCTGTAAGTATAGAATTTCTTAGGATTAATGCCGCCCATCAATTCTCCTAACTTAAGTGGATTTTCGATTAATAGATCAGTATTTGGGAGCGCCAAAAATGGTAGACggtcaaatatttcatttaatccAGATCGTGGTACTTCTTGCTGGAagtaaataagatttttaatttatataaatgtcaATAAATATGTTCAAAGTAATTTGAAACTTACGTCAAGTCCCTTGAACAACACACCCATGACAGCTAATCCAAATGGATCTTCACGGGCTTCTGCAACGGAGgcaaacttaatatttttgcagacAATGTGCATTTCCAAGTCATATTTCTGTCCACCCAATGCGTGCTCGGAGCCTTTAGTTTGTGGAGATCCCCAATGGAAATGCACACCCTCTACTTGATAGACACCATCTAATCCACCACCAGTAATGAAGGGATGGAATCCATTTACCGTCTTTCCAACTGCCATCTCaactaataatttgaaaattatcgttataaaactgaaaaatgttataaaatgttcttatttgtATACTTACTGGTATGGCCATTGTTAACAACATGAACGGGTTGAGCAAGGGGAACATTAAAGTTGTGGAAGGTAATTGGGTAAATAACCAAAGGATTAGCCTGAAATGAcggaaatacaaaatattgtagcttacagtttttaaacttgttaatgtgtatattatatattttttaatttgtttgtgagataaaagaatttcaaaattaaataaaaacaaaataacttaccCTTGTGTGGTCCAACGAAATGGGAGATTGTCTTAACCCAGCACATTGGGGTGTGTCTAAATTCCAGCTAATGGTATCATCATAGCTAAATCCACTGgctaaaaaatgataaaaaaaagttgtatatcgagttgataatttcaaaaagttgcTCGCACccataataaaagaaaacactttgTCTTAAAGAGATTAAAAATAGCGTCTTGtagtaaaagaaaatataaaaagtcaCTTAATTCTAGTTACACGTTGTTTTAACACCTGTCAAATTCAACTATTATTCAAAGTGTCATAATATAAGTTACCATCACTCAGACACAAGAAATCTCGATAGTAAAAACAGAACaggatacaaaacaaaaaagagcctgggatgcgacccacgctttgtcttacttaaaagtttgtctatatgtactcgtatcaattttgaccaaatttgcgtactattttttgtagattttattttgtatgaaaaaacggactgttggatctttatataaaaattactgaatatcgaaaacaatattttgtgtgaaataaaaaaagtttgaagccaatatttttaatttttgaaaagctatttgagtcgaaagtaaatttttatcaagttttaatattgtttttttgtatcttttaattttttgtaaaaaaaactgtcaattagatttttctcaaaatatgactgaatgttgacaacaatatttgttgaaagataaaagtaaattaaagccaatatctacaatttttgaaaagatatttgagtcgaaaatcaatttttaccaaattttattaatttttttttttggtttttacttttttgtaaaaaactgtcaatttgattttctcaacatttctcagaatgttgaaaacaatatttcttataagataaaataagtttgaagcctaaattttaagtttttgaaaagatatttgaatcgatattcaatttttcctaactttgagtaatgtttttttggagatttttattttttatataaaaaaactgtaaattcgatttttctcaaaattttatcaaatgtcaaaaacattattcttcgttgcacaaaattgttttggagatgaaattatattttagtcgtaaaattttggatgtgacaattttttttttaattataaaaaaacggttaaatggattttttttcaaaaaatatacttctttgatataacgttacaatatattatacaaaattaatttcaagtctctagcgtttttggttcgtaagatatttggggttaaccaaaattttcaccttttttcaaactgctatggtaaaaaaaccactcccgcaattttcttgagagccctttctgcatctttctgccttattatctgtataacaaaatttttttgaaatcgatatctcttccggttcttgaacgtacggacgtacagacatctttctaaaaatcttttatttcgactctagggaccttgaaacgtcgataaatgtcaaaattttcaatttgacatatcggacccattagaataacttcctatgggaagttaaaaatattaaaaaatatgaaaaagaaaaaatcaaataacacatTTAAATATGTGCACATTATAATATCAGAAGCCTATCAACAAATGAAAAACGCACCGAATTTGATACGGTTATTAGAAACATAAAATGGGACGTTATCGGTTTGGCGGAAACAAGAAGAGGAAAACGGAcatatttgttttctatattgGGCAGACCAAAGGCCTATATGGTGTtggaatgtttataaaaaaaaactgaagaaaagtATTAAAGTGGGAACTCTACACAACGAAAGAATTGCATCATGCGAGTTGGCGATGAACAAAACAGGTCCAGGTTAATGCTCCCACCGAAGcttcaaacgaagaaaaaattgattcttTCTATGAAGATCTCaataaaattatctcaaaatcaAGAACAAAAATTCTCTATTAATTGAAGATTTTAACGCTAAAGTAAACTCCGGAAACGCTGGTGAAAAAGGTACAATGGGAGAGTATGGATTTGGATCCAGAAACCAGCGTGGTGAAAAGATGATAACATGGTTATGGCAAAATGGTTTAACCGTCTGCAACAGtctgtttaagaaaaaaacaaaaaataaatggacCTGGATATCTCCAAACCGTATAGTAAAAAATGAGATTGACTTCATAGTcaccaacaaaagaaaaacagttcAGGACGTCTCTAAAATGTATGATGAGAAAAATTTACTTGGAAGATAACAAATCAatgaaaaaagcaaaagaaCACTTTTCTAAAGGAATAGAATGGATGATTGCTTTAgatgacaaaaaacaaaaaataagggctagaaaataaataaatatgttcgCCACAAGTTTTTTTAAGGACCTATACCAATCAAAGTTTACTTTTGACCAAAACACTTCAGAAATGCCAAATTTGGATCATTATGGTAGCTTTCCAATGTTTTTGAATTCGGAAGTGCAAGAGTCGATCAACGAACTGAAGTCGGGAAAAAGCTTTGGAAGTGGCGGCATAAAGCGGAAATTCTTAAAACTGGAAAAAGCTCGATCTTAAATgctttaagatttaaatttaattaaactgtGACAGTTGAAGAAATACCATATCAATGGACAGAATCAAACATAATCCTCATTCACAAAAAGGGTAaaaaagagaatcctaaaaaattttggaattttgtaaactaaaagaaaaaatcagatggctttccagttaacttcacttacaagaatctttcgttagataaaactgttgatatctgtaacgctttcgcaacaaatttccgggagtcctttgttaatagccctcaagaagttgatgaagtatatatTCATAATCTTCACCCCTTTTCGCAAACaatagctgtag
It encodes:
- the LOC129941602 gene encoding putative carbonic anhydrase 3 — encoded protein: MAVGKTVNGFHPFITGGGLDGVYQVEGVHFHWGSPQTKGSEHALGGQKYDLEMHIVCKNIKFASVAEAREDPFGLAVMGVLFKGLDQEVPRSGLNEIFDRLPFLALPNTDLLIENPLKLGELMGGINPKKFYTYRGSLTTPPCSQAVTWLVFEDIVPVQSQSLQKFWHLLDVRGLPLVNNFRPLQLQNGRRVFSRKFFSER